In Halobaculum limi, one DNA window encodes the following:
- a CDS encoding branched-chain amino acid ABC transporter permease gives MTDDELATDGGAVADSAEPAGGGSPLSRLRERDDFVVVVSAAALVVFPFLLVDVLGTIGDVIGVSIGGYTGLPSLVLIYGIIVIGFNLLLGYTGLLSFGHAAFFGSAAYSAALFSQVVPSPLLMVVVGTVVATLLAWPIGFVSIRRSGVYFAVLTLTFGQALYFYALGPGSWLTNGDNGFSNIEADGLFFGALSFDATLTPIPLLDSYTVMYGFAAVSILVAIWVANRIINSPYGLIFEALGENEERVEFVGLNVFRYKLMAFVISAVFAGVGGALFVIHEQYIHPTTGLYWIQSGDFVIMTVLGGTGSLVGPVLGALVFEYVANVISGVSLPVIGSIGSLWRFVLGAVFVFIVWVFPRGVYGAGADLVAMLTGGSDGESGDAAATDGGEQE, from the coding sequence ATGACCGACGACGAACTCGCGACCGACGGCGGTGCAGTCGCCGACTCGGCGGAACCGGCCGGCGGTGGCTCCCCGCTCTCGCGACTCCGTGAGCGCGACGACTTCGTCGTGGTCGTCTCGGCGGCGGCGCTCGTCGTGTTCCCGTTCCTGCTCGTCGACGTGCTGGGAACGATCGGCGACGTGATCGGGGTGTCGATCGGTGGCTACACCGGTCTGCCGTCGCTGGTGCTCATCTACGGCATCATTGTCATCGGCTTCAACCTCCTGCTCGGGTACACTGGGCTGCTGTCGTTCGGGCACGCCGCCTTCTTCGGGTCGGCGGCGTACTCGGCGGCGCTGTTCAGTCAGGTCGTCCCGAGTCCGCTGTTGATGGTCGTCGTCGGGACGGTCGTGGCGACGCTGCTCGCGTGGCCGATCGGGTTCGTCTCGATCCGACGCTCGGGCGTCTACTTCGCTGTGCTGACGCTGACGTTCGGCCAGGCGCTGTACTTCTACGCGCTCGGGCCGGGATCGTGGCTCACCAACGGCGACAACGGCTTCTCCAACATCGAAGCGGATGGGCTGTTCTTTGGCGCGCTCTCGTTCGACGCGACGCTCACGCCCATCCCGCTGCTGGACTCGTACACGGTGATGTACGGGTTCGCTGCGGTGTCGATCCTCGTCGCCATCTGGGTCGCCAACCGGATCATCAATTCCCCGTACGGCCTCATCTTCGAGGCGCTCGGGGAGAACGAAGAGCGCGTGGAGTTCGTCGGCCTGAACGTCTTCCGGTACAAGCTGATGGCGTTCGTCATCTCCGCGGTGTTCGCCGGCGTCGGCGGTGCGCTGTTCGTCATCCACGAGCAGTACATCCACCCGACGACCGGGCTGTACTGGATCCAGTCGGGCGACTTCGTCATCATGACCGTCCTCGGCGGCACGGGGAGCCTCGTCGGTCCCGTGTTGGGGGCGCTCGTGTTCGAGTACGTCGCCAACGTCATCTCCGGAGTGAGCCTGCCCGTCATCGGCTCTATCGGGTCGCTGTGGCGGTTCGTTCTCGGAGCCGTCTTCGTGTTCATCGTGTGGGTGTTCCCGCGCGGCGTCTACGGCGCGGGCGCAGACCTCGTGGCGATGCTCACCGGCGGCTCCGATGGGGAGAGCGGTGATGCGGCCGCGACCGACGGAGGTGAGCAGGAATGA
- a CDS encoding substrate-binding protein → MARDTTTLTRRDVLKTSGAAGVAGLAGLAGCTGGGGGSSEYPALGNYPVEGDEVVFGFNVPQSGSYSQEGADELRGYNLAKEHLNNGGGWVDEWDGLSGDGVLGKTVASVEGDTATDPDTARQSAQRMINRDNAIMITGGSSSGVAIAVQGLCQEEKVLFQCCITHSNDTTGSECVRYSFREMFNAYMTGQALAPVLRDEYGEGLNFYQLYADYSWGQTQQASMEQFFTEVGGWSQIESVPTPLGTSDYSSYLSDVPRDETDVLVLNHYGLDAANSLPQAIEQGLDQDMEIVVPLYNRLMAEAASGSIDGIFGTADWNWQLEDDASQSFVEAYRAEHNRAPSYGARIAYTQTLQYAAAVERAETFYPPEVIRALEDYEFSGAGLGDETMRGCDHQAQRDVLVMQGASEEEQTEDKLLNIVSQTSRDDIGYACDAGPAAECELGEYGDE, encoded by the coding sequence ATGGCACGGGATACCACCACACTCACGCGGCGTGATGTGCTCAAGACGTCCGGTGCGGCAGGTGTAGCAGGACTCGCAGGATTGGCTGGCTGTACTGGGGGTGGCGGCGGAAGCTCCGAGTATCCGGCGCTGGGGAACTACCCCGTCGAGGGCGACGAGGTCGTCTTCGGCTTCAACGTCCCGCAGTCCGGGTCGTACTCCCAGGAGGGTGCGGACGAACTTCGCGGCTACAACCTCGCGAAGGAGCACCTGAACAACGGCGGCGGCTGGGTCGACGAGTGGGACGGCCTCTCGGGCGACGGCGTCCTCGGCAAGACGGTCGCGTCGGTCGAAGGTGACACTGCGACCGACCCCGACACCGCCCGCCAGTCCGCACAGCGGATGATCAACCGTGACAACGCGATTATGATCACGGGAGGGTCGTCCTCGGGTGTCGCAATCGCGGTGCAGGGGCTGTGTCAAGAGGAGAAGGTCCTGTTCCAGTGTTGCATCACGCACTCGAACGACACGACCGGGAGCGAGTGTGTCCGCTACTCCTTCCGTGAGATGTTCAATGCGTATATGACGGGGCAGGCGCTCGCGCCCGTGCTCCGCGACGAGTACGGCGAGGGCCTGAACTTCTATCAACTGTACGCAGACTACTCGTGGGGACAGACTCAGCAGGCCTCGATGGAGCAGTTCTTCACCGAGGTCGGCGGCTGGAGTCAGATCGAGTCGGTGCCGACGCCGCTTGGCACCTCCGACTACTCGTCGTACCTGTCGGACGTGCCGCGCGACGAGACGGACGTCCTCGTCCTCAACCACTACGGACTGGACGCGGCGAACTCTCTCCCGCAGGCTATCGAGCAAGGCCTCGATCAGGACATGGAGATCGTCGTCCCGCTGTACAACCGGCTGATGGCCGAGGCGGCCAGTGGCTCCATCGACGGGATCTTCGGCACGGCCGACTGGAACTGGCAGCTAGAAGACGACGCCTCCCAGTCGTTCGTGGAGGCGTACCGCGCGGAACACAACCGCGCACCCAGCTACGGGGCGCGGATCGCGTACACGCAGACGCTCCAGTACGCCGCCGCCGTCGAGCGGGCGGAGACGTTCTACCCGCCGGAGGTCATCCGTGCGCTCGAGGACTACGAGTTCAGCGGTGCCGGTCTCGGTGACGAGACGATGCGCGGGTGTGATCACCAGGCCCAGCGTGACGTGCTCGTGATGCAGGGTGCCAGCGAGGAAGAACAGACGGAAGACAAACTGCTCAACATCGTCTCTCAGACCTCGCGCGACGACATCGGCTACGCGTGCGATGCTGGCCCAGCCGCCGAGTGTGAACTGGGCGAGTACGGCGACGAGTGA
- a CDS encoding DUF7576 family protein, producing MALNEFVGRLHPDGKATVARAATHYRWTPGSQSRGRCPACDAELELSERHVLVTLSREFGGDERHHFCTESCVAAWLGGE from the coding sequence ATGGCGCTGAACGAGTTCGTCGGTCGCTTGCATCCGGACGGGAAGGCCACGGTCGCGCGTGCGGCGACCCACTACCGATGGACGCCCGGGAGTCAAAGCCGGGGACGGTGTCCCGCCTGTGACGCCGAACTGGAACTGTCCGAGCGACACGTCCTGGTGACGCTGTCTCGCGAATTCGGCGGCGACGAGCGTCACCACTTCTGTACCGAGTCGTGTGTGGCGGCGTGGCTCGGCGGCGAGTAG
- a CDS encoding branched-chain amino acid ABC transporter permease: MLLQSEIASILLNGLQQGAIYALLGIGLTIILGTMEFLNLAHGALYLVGAYVGLIVFQETTLTNGFLYSAGITTLGFEGGFLAAIVIVPIAGFALGLLMERFVAEPFYDRPETDQLLVTFGLALIVEETVKNVIGGNTFQSIAPSTLFGFNVSQPVNLPFVGLFPSWRLFIIVIAFAVIGLTYLAIERTDFGLVVQAGTRDSEMVRLLGIKINRSYSLVFALGAALAAFAGLIGASIQTVSPQIGTDQALIPAFLTIVVGGAGSVRGAIAGGMVLGVIISAMTQTYSQWAQIVLYLFVALMLVFRPEGLFGTGEVGE; encoded by the coding sequence TTGCTCCTACAGTCCGAGATCGCATCGATACTCCTCAACGGGCTTCAGCAGGGCGCTATCTACGCCTTGTTGGGCATCGGCCTCACCATCATCCTGGGGACGATGGAGTTCTTGAACCTCGCACACGGCGCGCTCTATCTCGTCGGTGCGTACGTGGGACTGATCGTCTTTCAGGAGACGACGCTCACGAACGGGTTCTTGTACAGCGCTGGAATCACCACGCTCGGCTTCGAGGGCGGCTTCCTGGCTGCCATCGTGATCGTTCCGATCGCCGGCTTCGCCCTCGGCTTACTTATGGAACGGTTCGTCGCCGAACCGTTCTACGACCGGCCGGAGACCGACCAACTGCTCGTGACGTTCGGCCTCGCGCTGATCGTCGAAGAGACGGTGAAGAACGTCATCGGCGGGAACACCTTCCAGTCGATCGCGCCGTCGACGCTGTTCGGGTTCAACGTCTCCCAGCCGGTGAACTTGCCGTTCGTGGGACTGTTCCCATCGTGGCGGCTGTTCATCATCGTCATCGCGTTCGCCGTCATCGGCCTGACGTACCTGGCGATCGAGCGTACCGACTTCGGTCTCGTCGTCCAAGCGGGGACGCGTGACTCCGAGATGGTCCGACTACTTGGGATTAAGATCAACCGCTCGTACAGCCTCGTGTTCGCGCTCGGTGCTGCGCTGGCGGCGTTCGCGGGCCTTATCGGCGCGTCGATCCAGACTGTCAGCCCGCAGATCGGGACCGACCAGGCACTGATTCCTGCGTTCCTCACCATCGTCGTCGGCGGTGCTGGCTCCGTCCGCGGGGCCATCGCCGGTGGGATGGTGCTGGGTGTGATCATCTCGGCGATGACACAGACGTACAGCCAGTGGGCACAGATCGTCCTCTACCTGTTCGTCGCGTTGATGCTCGTGTTCCGGCCCGAGGGCCTGTTCGGCACCGGGGAGGTGGGCGAATGA
- a CDS encoding P-loop NTPase, with the protein MDGRVLAVVGAKGGVGKTTTSLNLAAALAEDGRAVAVVEADLAMANAVDFLDIRVNGGRTLHDVLAGSAGVTDATYPAPGGFDVVPSGVDLDGFVKSDLDRFPAAMESLKASYDAVLVDTGAGVSRETVVPMRGADASVLVSTPRVASIRDADKTMTVAERADAPVGGVVLTKSGTGRSPPADRIADFLDTELLGHVPHDESIPKAQDAGQPAVSYRPHGEGAQAYREVAAALRKRPDLLGMTVTADTGGFRFGDDDGAFADGGSGDGANRSGGPVRDDGFTDPFA; encoded by the coding sequence ATGGACGGACGCGTACTCGCCGTCGTCGGCGCGAAGGGAGGCGTCGGCAAGACGACGACGAGCCTCAATCTCGCCGCCGCACTCGCCGAGGACGGCCGCGCGGTCGCTGTCGTCGAGGCGGACCTGGCGATGGCGAACGCCGTCGACTTCCTCGACATCCGCGTCAACGGCGGCCGGACCCTCCACGACGTCCTCGCCGGGAGCGCGGGCGTCACCGACGCCACCTACCCCGCACCCGGCGGCTTCGACGTCGTCCCTAGCGGCGTCGACCTCGACGGCTTCGTGAAGTCGGACCTCGATCGGTTCCCCGCCGCGATGGAGTCGCTGAAGGCCAGTTACGACGCGGTCCTCGTCGACACCGGCGCGGGCGTCAGCCGCGAGACGGTCGTCCCGATGCGCGGCGCAGACGCCTCGGTACTCGTGTCCACGCCCCGGGTCGCCTCCATCCGCGACGCCGACAAGACGATGACCGTCGCCGAGCGTGCGGACGCGCCGGTCGGCGGCGTCGTCCTCACGAAGTCGGGGACGGGTCGCTCCCCGCCGGCCGACCGAATCGCCGACTTCCTCGACACCGAACTGCTCGGACACGTTCCCCACGACGAGTCCATCCCGAAGGCGCAAGACGCCGGCCAACCCGCCGTCTCCTACCGCCCCCACGGCGAGGGCGCACAAGCGTACCGAGAGGTCGCGGCCGCCCTCCGCAAGCGCCCCGACCTCCTCGGAATGACCGTCACCGCCGACACCGGGGGCTTCCGGTTCGGCGACGACGACGGCGCGTTCGCGGACGGCGGAAGCGGCGACGGAGCGAACAGAAGCGGCGGCCCCGTCCGCGACGACGGCTTCACCGACCCGTTCGCGTAA
- a CDS encoding long-chain-fatty-acid--CoA ligase, which translates to MEKPLLVTDFLDRARRNYGGHEAVLGVDGDRFTYDELGDRADGFAAGLQERGVEKGDRVAVLDPNTHYHLAAAYGSFQTGAIHTPLNYRLVESDFEYILNDAGVKAIYADYAYADKIEAIRDSVPTETFITNDPDAVEGDWEDFEDVVAGGTGYDRPEMSEDDIITINYTSGTTGDPKGVCRTHRTETIHAYLVAIHSEITDDDTYLWTLPMFHVNGWGHIYAITGMGARHICTRGVDDAYVFDKLRNEDVTYFCAAPTVLKMLGDYIDEEGGDPDAGQDVRVATAGAAPPEATIRTVEDEFGWYLKHVYGATETGPLITTSDARRYFDDDSDDRFAVKKTQGLGYLGTEIRVVDDDGNDVAEDGETIGEVVVRGNQVMDGYWEKPDATEEAFTDRVEGYYHMGDLAVVDENGMISIQDRKKDIIISGGENISSIEVEDTLFSHEKVDDVAVIPSPHDDWGETPKAFVVPTSGDPNDPGVTADDLIQYARNNMAHFKAPTRIEFVKQLPKTSTGKVQKYELRQKEWDEEERMVGEG; encoded by the coding sequence ATGGAGAAACCGCTGTTAGTGACGGACTTCCTCGACCGTGCCCGACGCAACTACGGAGGGCACGAGGCTGTCCTCGGCGTGGACGGCGACCGCTTCACGTACGACGAACTGGGCGACCGCGCCGACGGGTTCGCGGCCGGTCTGCAAGAACGGGGCGTCGAGAAGGGCGACCGCGTCGCCGTCCTCGACCCGAACACGCACTACCACCTCGCGGCGGCGTACGGGAGTTTCCAGACCGGTGCGATCCACACGCCGCTGAACTATCGTCTCGTCGAGTCGGACTTCGAGTACATCCTCAACGACGCGGGCGTGAAGGCTATCTACGCCGACTACGCGTACGCCGACAAGATCGAGGCTATCCGCGACTCCGTGCCGACGGAGACGTTCATCACGAACGACCCTGACGCGGTGGAGGGCGACTGGGAGGACTTCGAGGACGTCGTCGCCGGCGGCACCGGCTACGACCGTCCGGAGATGAGCGAAGACGACATCATCACGATCAACTACACCTCGGGGACGACCGGCGACCCCAAGGGCGTCTGCCGCACCCACCGCACGGAGACGATTCACGCGTACCTCGTCGCCATCCACTCGGAGATTACCGATGACGACACCTACCTCTGGACGCTCCCGATGTTCCACGTGAACGGGTGGGGCCACATCTACGCCATCACGGGGATGGGCGCGCGCCACATCTGCACCCGCGGCGTCGACGACGCGTACGTCTTCGACAAACTCCGCAACGAGGACGTGACGTACTTCTGTGCCGCGCCGACCGTGCTGAAGATGCTCGGCGACTACATCGACGAGGAGGGCGGCGACCCCGACGCAGGGCAGGACGTCCGCGTCGCGACCGCGGGCGCGGCCCCTCCGGAGGCGACGATCCGGACGGTCGAAGACGAGTTCGGCTGGTACCTCAAACACGTGTACGGCGCGACCGAGACCGGGCCGCTCATCACCACCAGCGACGCCAGACGCTACTTCGACGACGACTCCGACGACCGCTTCGCGGTGAAGAAGACGCAGGGGCTCGGCTACCTCGGGACCGAGATTCGCGTCGTCGACGACGACGGCAACGACGTCGCCGAGGACGGCGAGACCATCGGCGAGGTCGTCGTCCGCGGCAACCAGGTGATGGACGGCTACTGGGAGAAACCCGACGCGACCGAGGAGGCGTTCACCGACCGCGTCGAGGGGTACTACCACATGGGCGACCTGGCGGTCGTCGACGAGAACGGGATGATATCCATCCAGGACCGCAAGAAGGACATCATCATCTCCGGCGGCGAGAACATCTCCTCCATCGAGGTGGAGGACACGCTGTTCAGCCACGAGAAGGTCGACGACGTGGCCGTCATCCCGTCGCCGCACGACGACTGGGGCGAGACGCCCAAGGCGTTCGTCGTTCCCACCAGCGGCGACCCGAACGATCCGGGCGTCACCGCCGACGACCTGATCCAGTACGCTCGCAACAATATGGCCCACTTCAAGGCTCCCACGCGTATCGAGTTCGTGAAGCAGTTGCCGAAGACCTCGACCGGGAAAGTCCAGAAGTACGAACTCCGGCAAAAGGAGTGGGACGAAGAAGAGCGGATGGTCGGCGAGGGATAG
- a CDS encoding haloacid dehalogenase type II translates to MPETLCFDMYGTLCDTSSVTDTLSAELDASATLVGELDATWRAKQLQYSYQSALMDDYQPFWEVTADALDYALAQWGVDADEQTRDRILDSYNHLDAYPAAVDTLTRLSDAGHTVTVLSNGNPEMLETLADNAGLASHLDDIISAHEVGTFKPNPVVYENAADRTDTAIEDCRLVSGNAWDVAGAGNAGMATAWVDRSNDPFERIGVEPSLTVGGLAGVADELA, encoded by the coding sequence ATGCCGGAGACGCTGTGTTTCGATATGTACGGGACGCTGTGTGACACGAGTAGTGTGACGGACACCCTGTCGGCGGAACTCGACGCCTCGGCGACGCTCGTCGGCGAACTCGACGCGACGTGGCGGGCGAAACAGCTCCAGTATTCCTACCAGTCGGCGTTGATGGACGACTACCAGCCTTTCTGGGAGGTAACTGCCGACGCTCTCGATTACGCACTCGCGCAGTGGGGCGTCGACGCGGACGAGCAGACACGCGACCGCATCCTCGACTCGTACAACCACCTCGACGCGTACCCGGCGGCGGTCGACACGCTCACGCGGCTGTCGGACGCCGGCCACACGGTCACCGTCCTCTCGAACGGGAACCCAGAGATGCTGGAGACGCTTGCGGACAACGCTGGCCTCGCGTCCCACCTCGACGACATCATCAGCGCCCACGAGGTGGGGACGTTCAAGCCGAACCCCGTGGTGTACGAGAACGCCGCCGACCGGACTGACACCGCCATCGAGGACTGCCGACTCGTCTCGGGCAACGCCTGGGACGTTGCGGGCGCGGGCAACGCCGGAATGGCGACGGCCTGGGTCGACCGGAGCAACGACCCGTTCGAGCGGATCGGCGTCGAACCGTCGCTCACTGTCGGCGGCCTCGCGGGCGTCGCCGACGAATTAGCCTGA
- a CDS encoding fructosamine kinase family protein, with protein sequence MDDIDDETRTRIVAWADCDIASVALLDGGEVGTVHRVDLVDGRRVVAKTGPTDPGTEARMLRHLTENGGLRVPDVYHAGDDLLVMEFVDGDGPLTASVERDLADRLAALHATDADAFGFPFDTLTGPYDQPNPWTDSWPEFFGEQRLRHAATQAHDESVLPATDLQRVETLVSDLPAILDHDPTPSLIHGDVWRENVRTDGTQVTALLDPACYYADREVELAYVEWTETGGEAFVERYREVAGVDDGYREREPVYRLYPLLTHLRYFGEEYLETVRGTLSTLGY encoded by the coding sequence ATGGACGACATCGACGACGAGACGCGCACGCGCATCGTCGCGTGGGCCGACTGCGACATCGCGAGCGTCGCCCTCCTCGACGGCGGCGAAGTCGGGACCGTCCACCGCGTCGACCTCGTAGACGGCCGCCGTGTCGTCGCCAAGACCGGGCCGACCGACCCAGGAACCGAGGCTCGGATGCTGCGTCACCTCACCGAGAATGGTGGCCTGCGCGTCCCCGACGTGTATCACGCGGGCGACGACCTCCTCGTGATGGAGTTCGTCGACGGCGACGGGCCGCTGACAGCGAGCGTCGAACGCGACCTCGCAGACCGCCTCGCAGCCCTGCACGCGACCGACGCCGACGCGTTCGGCTTCCCGTTCGACACGCTCACCGGGCCGTACGACCAGCCGAACCCGTGGACCGACTCCTGGCCGGAGTTCTTCGGTGAGCAGCGACTCCGGCACGCAGCGACGCAGGCCCACGACGAAAGCGTCCTCCCGGCGACTGATCTACAGCGAGTGGAGACCCTCGTATCCGATCTACCAGCGATACTGGATCACGACCCGACACCGTCGCTGATTCACGGCGACGTGTGGCGCGAGAACGTCCGCACGGACGGGACACAGGTCACGGCGTTGCTCGACCCTGCCTGCTACTACGCGGATCGAGAAGTAGAGTTGGCGTACGTCGAGTGGACCGAGACGGGCGGCGAGGCGTTCGTCGAGCGGTACCGCGAGGTCGCTGGCGTCGACGACGGCTACCGCGAGCGTGAACCCGTCTACCGACTGTACCCGTTGCTCACGCACCTACGGTACTTCGGTGAGGAGTATCTGGAGACCGTCCGCGGGACGCTGTCGACGCTCGGTTACTGA
- a CDS encoding GNAT family N-acetyltransferase: MDLRDATTEDVEGIRATAHASLTASYGHALSTDLIDEAVENWYGEESLSEALTDENAVFVVAVEEGDVVGVVQSYFVNRREPVGELDWLHVHPDHRGKGIGDDLLARAETELLERGAERIEGRVLAANEAGAEFYEGEGFTDIGERTVEIGGEPFVEHVYARFPAGGGEQVLTEARVTDDGTQLYVAYDEADRASIAPFYVTYADRERTERMGYICGNCESFSVTVDTMDRVQCNDCGNKRKASRWDAAYL; the protein is encoded by the coding sequence ATGGATCTGAGAGACGCAACGACCGAAGACGTCGAGGGCATCCGAGCGACCGCACACGCCTCGCTGACGGCGTCGTACGGGCACGCCCTCTCGACGGACCTCATCGACGAGGCCGTCGAGAACTGGTACGGCGAGGAGAGCCTCTCGGAGGCACTCACCGACGAGAACGCGGTGTTCGTCGTCGCCGTCGAGGAGGGGGATGTGGTCGGCGTCGTCCAGAGCTACTTCGTCAACCGGCGCGAACCCGTCGGCGAACTCGACTGGTTGCACGTCCACCCCGACCACCGCGGGAAGGGCATCGGCGACGACTTGCTCGCTCGCGCGGAGACGGAACTGCTCGAACGCGGGGCCGAACGCATCGAAGGGCGCGTGTTGGCAGCCAACGAGGCTGGCGCGGAGTTCTACGAGGGCGAGGGCTTCACCGACATCGGCGAGCGAACGGTCGAAATCGGCGGTGAACCGTTCGTCGAACACGTGTACGCTCGTTTCCCCGCCGGCGGCGGCGAACAGGTGCTGACCGAGGCGCGCGTCACCGACGATGGGACGCAACTGTACGTGGCGTACGACGAGGCCGACCGCGCCTCGATCGCGCCGTTCTACGTGACGTACGCAGACCGCGAGCGAACTGAGCGGATGGGCTACATCTGCGGCAACTGCGAGAGTTTCAGCGTCACCGTCGACACGATGGACCGCGTGCAGTGCAACGACTGTGGCAACAAGCGGAAGGCGAGCCGCTGGGACGCCGCGTACCTGTAG
- a CDS encoding ABC transporter ATP-binding protein — MTLLRTDGLTKQFGGLVAVDEVSFEVDRGETRAVIGPNGAGKSTLINCITGALEPTAGTVEFNDNDITTLSPHETVQAGVSKSFQTASIFPGMSVRENVEIAALAAEHGSFQLNFLKRLSGFGAVHDTADEMMDSVGLLGDADVEAGSLPYGDKRRLEIAIALASEPELLLMDEPTAGMSPDETADTVDLVEELQEDLGLTILIVEHDMEIIFQIADRILVLNRGQVIADGTPSEVQQSEEVQEAYLGGVEL; from the coding sequence ATGACGTTGCTGCGAACTGACGGACTGACCAAGCAGTTCGGCGGCCTCGTCGCCGTCGACGAGGTGTCCTTCGAGGTCGACCGCGGGGAGACCCGCGCGGTCATCGGCCCGAACGGCGCCGGGAAGTCGACGCTCATCAACTGCATCACGGGGGCGTTGGAGCCGACTGCCGGCACCGTCGAGTTCAACGACAACGACATCACGACGCTCTCACCCCACGAGACGGTGCAGGCGGGCGTCTCGAAGTCGTTCCAGACGGCGTCGATATTCCCCGGGATGTCCGTGCGCGAGAACGTCGAGATCGCGGCGCTGGCCGCCGAGCACGGCTCCTTCCAGCTGAACTTCCTCAAACGGCTCTCTGGCTTCGGGGCGGTCCACGACACTGCCGACGAGATGATGGACTCGGTTGGACTGCTCGGAGACGCCGACGTGGAGGCGGGAAGCCTTCCGTACGGGGACAAACGTCGACTGGAGATCGCGATCGCACTCGCCTCCGAGCCAGAACTGCTGTTGATGGACGAACCGACCGCCGGGATGTCACCGGACGAGACCGCAGACACCGTGGACCTCGTGGAGGAACTTCAGGAGGACCTCGGACTCACGATCCTCATCGTGGAACACGACATGGAGATCATCTTCCAGATCGCCGACCGCATCCTCGTGTTGAACCGCGGGCAAGTCATCGCGGATGGCACGCCGAGCGAGGTTCAACAGAGCGAGGAAGTGCAAGAGGCGTACCTCGGGGGGGTGGAGCTGTGA